AATGAGGAGATGTGGCATGGCGACACGGATGGAAACGGAACAGGTGGCGGGTGCCTATGCACGCTGGGCGCCGGTCTATGATCTGGTGTTCGGGCCGGTGTTCCGCCAGGGCCGCCGCGCTGCGATCGATGCCGCCGAGAAGGTCGGCGGGCGCTTTCTGGAAGTGGGTGTCGGCACCGGCATCTCGCTGCCGGGCTATGATCGCGCCAACAGCATCTTCGGCGTCGATATCTCGGAGCCGATGCTCGCCAAGGCGCGCCGCCGGGTCGACACGCTCGGCCTCCACCATGTCGAGGCGATCCAGGTGATGGACGCGGAGAAGCTCGATTTCCCGGACAACGCCTTCGACGTGGTGATCGCGCAATATGTGATCACCGCCGTCCCCAATCCCGAGCGCGCGCTGGACGAGTTCGCCCGCGTCGTGAAGCCGGGCGGCGAGATCGTCATCACCACCCGCGTCGGCGCCGAACAGGGCCTGCGCGGACAGATCGAGAAGGCGCTGATGCCGGTGACCAGCCGCTTGGGCTTCCGCACCGAATTCGCTTTCTCGCGCTATACCGACTGGGCGGCGACCCGCCCCGACATCACCCTGACCGAACGCCGCGCCCTGCCGCCGCTCGGCCATTTCTCGCTCGTGCGCTTCACCAAGGCCCTCTCGGACAGGACCGTGCAATGACCGGATTTCGCGCGCAGCTTCACGAACAGCGCTGGGACGACCATCGCTATTATCATCACAGCCTGATCAACCAGAGCCTGCATTTCCTGTCGGCCTGCACCTTCCTCACCGCCTATGTGCTGCTGTTCAAGGATCCCGCGATCGCCAGCCTGCTCGGCTGGACGGTGGCGATGATCAGCCGCCAGATGGGCCACTTCTTCTTCGAGCCGAAGGGCTATGACGTCGTCAACGACGCCAGCCACGAATATAAGGAGAAGGTGAAGGTCGGCTATAATCTCGCCCGCAAATGGGTGTTCATGACGATCTGGGCGATGATCCCGATCGGCCTGTGGGTGAACCCGACCCTGTTCGGCCTGTTCGATCAGCCCGCCGGCACGATGGAATGGCTGCGCCACCTCGGCCTCGTCTGGCTGGCGCTCGCCGGCGGCGGGCTCGCCTTCCGCGTGATCCAGCTCTGCTTCTCGCGCGGCGTGATGACCGGGATCGTCTGGGCGACCAAGATCGTCACCGATCCGTTCAGCGATTTCCTGCTTTACCGCAAGGCGCCGGCCCGGCTGCTGCGCGGCGAGCGCTACGAGAATTGGGTGTCGGCGGAAGCCGCCTGACCGGATCGCGCTTCGCCGCTCCGTCACCCCATGCCGGGTGACGGGGCGGCGCTCACATCCGCCCGCGCCGCGCCGCCCACATTTCCTTCAGGATGCTGCGGCGGATCGCCTTGTTGGTGATCGCCGGGTCATGCCACCACCAGCCGTCGGCCTGCATCGCTTCGGCGGCACGCACGAAGCGGGCGACCACCTCGGCGAAATCGGCATCGGTATAATTCAGGCTGAAGATCAGCCGCCCCGTCCCCAC
This genomic window from Sphingomonas abietis contains:
- a CDS encoding class I SAM-dependent methyltransferase yields the protein MATRMETEQVAGAYARWAPVYDLVFGPVFRQGRRAAIDAAEKVGGRFLEVGVGTGISLPGYDRANSIFGVDISEPMLAKARRRVDTLGLHHVEAIQVMDAEKLDFPDNAFDVVIAQYVITAVPNPERALDEFARVVKPGGEIVITTRVGAEQGLRGQIEKALMPVTSRLGFRTEFAFSRYTDWAATRPDITLTERRALPPLGHFSLVRFTKALSDRTVQ